The Halioglobus maricola genome segment TTCCGCACCCGCTCGAAGATTATTGCGTTCATTCGCAACTACATGATGGATCGTGGCTTCATGGAAGTTGAGACCCCCATGATGCAGGTGATCCCTGGCGGTGCCACTGCGCGTCCCTTCGTCACCCACCACAACGCGCTGGATCAGGATATGTACCTGCGTATCGCCCCGGAGCTTTATCTCAAGCGCCTGACTGTCGGTGGCTTTGAGAAAGTTTTTGAGATCAATCGCAGTTTCCGCAATGAAGGTCTTTCCACCCGGCACAATCCGGAATTCACCATGCTGGAGTACTACTGGGCCTATGGCGCGTATGAAGATGCCATGGATCTCACCGAGGATATGCTGCGCAAATTGACGCTGGAAGTGCTCGGATCTACCACCGTGGAATATCAGGGCGGCAGCTACGATTTCTCCCAGCCTTTTACCCGTTTGTCGGTGTTCGATTCCATTCTTAAGTACAACCCTGAGATGTCTGCCGAGGCGTTGGCGGATGAGGCTGGCGCTCGCGCTATCGCCAAGGATCTGGGGATCGAGCTCAAGGGTATCTGGGGCCTGGGCAAGGTGCAGATAGAGATTTTCGAAAAGACCGTAGAGCACCTGCTCGACCAGCCCACGTTCATTACCCGCTATCCCACGGAAGTGTCGCCGCTGTCGCGTCGCAACGATGACGATCCTTTTGTCACCGACCGTTTCGAATTTTTTGTCGGCGGGCGCGAACTGGCCAATGGCTTTTCAGAGCTCAATGACCCCGAGGACCAGGCTGAACGCTTCCTGGCTCAGGTGGCAGAGAAGGATGCCGGTGACGACGAGGCCATGCACTACGATGCGGATTACATTCGGGCACTTGAATACGGCCTGCCACCCACCGTTGGAGAGGGCATAGGGATCGATCGCCTGGTCATGTTCCTGACAAACGCGCCCTCTATTCGGGACGTGCTGCTGTTCCCACATATGCGCCCTGAATAGGGAGATTTCTCCACAAATAGTGCTCATGGCCGTTTGAATACGCTACACTCCCCGAAACTTGATGTAAGCGGGGAGTGCAAGTTGGCACCCACATTCCGAGCTCTCACTGCCGCGTTCACTGCGGGGCTTTTACTGCAAGCCTGTGCCCAGGCCCCTGAAGAGCCGCCTGCCTCGCCGCAGATTGATCCGGCTGACATTACCCTTAATCTTCCAGACCAGCAGGCCTGCGATTGCCTTGCTGAAGAGCCCGTGAGCGTGAGCTTTCTCGAGAAAGGTTACATAGAGTTGGCCAATGGCAATCATTCGGAAGCGGTAGAGTATTTCAACCGTTACAACCGCACCGAGACATCCAGGACCGCCGATTGGGAAGCCGAGCTAGCGATCGCTTTTGTCAGGTCACTGGCAACGGGCCCGCTTTTCGACGCCGATGCGGCTCGCAAATCCTACCGCGATCTGCGTACTGAAAACTGGCAGTCGATGGAACTGCATGTGCAAACCCAACTCGCGCGGCAAGCGCTGGAAAACTTCCTTGGAGCTGAGCAGCAGCGTCGTGAACTGCGGGCGCAGAATAAACAACTGCAGGACGATCTCGCCAAGCGCGAGGAAGCGCTCAAGCGGTTGCGAGAGCTAACTCTGGGTCGGACGGGATCAGCACAGTAAAGGTCGAACCTTTCCCGGGAGCGCTCTCGACACTGATATGTCCGCCCATCAATTCACAGAAATCCCTGCAGATTGAAAGCCCCAGGCCGGTGCCGCCAAACTGAGCTGTAGTGGACGAATCCGCTTGTACAAACGCTTCGAAAACGCGACTCTGTTGCGCTTCATCCATCCCTATTCCCGTATCGCGAACCGCGATTTCTACCCAGCCGGGCCGATCTTCAGGTGCCTTCGCGACTACACTGATGAAGCCGTTCTCGGTAAATTTGCAGGCGTTGCCCAGCAAGTTGGTAAATATCTGGCGGAATTTGTTGGCGTCGTTATAGAGCGTAGGCAGGCTGCTGAAATCGGGCTTGTCCAGCTCGTTGCGCTGGCTGCGCAGCTGCGGAGTGATAGCGTCGCAGGCCTGGTCGAGCAATTCACCCGGTTCGAAGGTTTCGCAGTGCAGGGTCATCTTGCCGGTTTCGACCTTGGACAGATCGAGAATATCGTTGATCAGGGTGAGCAGCTGGCGCCCGGAACGAATAATCTTATCCAGGTCCTGTTGGAACTGCTCGCGATTGACTTCAGCCTCGTCAGAGAGCTCGTCATGCAGCATTTCCGAATAGCCGATGATGGCGTTTAACGGTGTGCGCAGTTCATGCGACACATTGGCCAGGAAGATACTTTTGGCGGCGTTGGCCTCGTCGGCGGAATCCCGGGCTTTACTGACATCGTACATCGCATTGCGCAGTTTCTCCGACATGTCATTGAAGGCTTTGGCCAGGTCCCCCAGTTCTCCCGAGTCTGCAATCTCCTCAATGCGATAGGAGAGATCTCCGGATCCGATCCGTTCTGCACCGCGCTTCAGTCGCTTTAGAGACTGGTTGGTGTATCGCACCAGGAAAAAGCCGAGAGTGGCCGTCAGAAAAATCGAAGCGATAAAGCCAATCACGGTGATGCGATCGGTCAGGGCGATGGTGCGGTCGATAATAGCTGCGCGTTGTTCCGCGATAAATTCCTGGCGAGCCTCAAGTTCTTTCAGGCGCTCACTGGCCTCGAGGTACGGGAAGGGGTCATCCACATCGACCTGGAATGCGGTGTCATTGTAGTTGCGATAAAAGGCTCGCCAGTCATTCAGCAGCACTTCGCTGGATTGTTTGAGGCGCTCATAGTTCAGCCGGGTAACATCGAGGCTCAGGCGGCCCAGCTTGTGGACCCGGTCCTCGATTTCATCGACCTGGGCGACGGCTTGCTCGATCTCGGTCTCGTCGAATTGGTCTGATGTGTTTTCGCGAATTGTCGACAGAACCTGAATACGCTGGCGTTGATCGTTGAGCATTTGCTCGATTTCGGTGGACAGGCGGGTAGCAGCCACCGAACTGCGATAGGCGCTCATACTTTCATTTCGCGCGAAAGATCCCCAGAAGTGCGTGCCCACGTTGATCGCGAACAATACCAGGATAGTCACCAGGGAGAGGATTAGGCGTCTGCGCAGGCTCATAGTGTCAGCTGCTGGGCCCGCTCAATTTTTTAATCTTTATCAATAGACCGGGGAAGTCGACCGGTTTAGTGGCGTAGTCGTCGCAGCCTGCTTCGATGGCCAGTTGCCTGTCTGCTTCGCTGGCGTGGGCAGTGAGGGCGATGATCGGGATGTGCTTGATGCTGTCATCCTGACGCGCGGTGCGGCAAGCGGTCCAGCCATCCATAACCGGCAGGTTCATGTCCATGAGTACGACCCGAGGCTGTTTTGAGCGCATCAGATCCAGCGCCTGCTGGCCATCGCCCGCGGGGATGACTTCCAGGCCCGCGCGATTGAGCCTGCGTATCAGCATGTCGCGATTGAGCTCATGGTCTTCCACCAGCAGTATCGGTGCTATCTGGCTCATGGGGCAGCCTCCAGAATGTGGTGCACACGCAGCAGTTCATCAATACCCTTGACCTTGAGCTCCTGACTGTCGCCGATCCGGTAGCCGGGTTTCAGTGATTGTAAGGTGCTTTCGGAAATCAGGATTTCGCCGCCGGCAGTGACATCTTCGATCCGCGAGGTGACATTCATCGGGTGACCGACGAAGCCGTACTTGCTGCGTCGTTCCGAACCGATATTGCCGGCAATGACATCGCCGGTGTTCAGCGCGATGCCAGTGCTGATCTCCGGTAGGCCGTCCTCTCGATTCAGGCGGTTTATCTCTTCCATGGCCGCCTGCATATCCAGTGCGCATTGCACCGCCCGGTCGGCATCGTCGTCGCGGCGTTGAGGTGCACCGAATACGGCGAGAATAGCGTCGCCGATAAATTCATCGATAGTGCCGTTGTAGGCCATGATAATGTCTGTCATGGCCGCGAGGTAACGGTTGATCAGTGTGACGACCTGGGCCGGTTCCAGCTGCTCGCTGAGCGTGGTGAAGCTGCGAATATCAGACATCATGATAGTCACCCGGCGCAGATCGCCGCCCAGTTCCAATCCCTCAGGCCGTTCCAGGATGTCGGTGACAATCTCGTCGGAAAGGTAGCGTCCAAAAGTGGCGCGGATGAACTTCTCATTTCGCTCGAGTTGCTGGCGATACAGTTCTTCACGATCGTGCCAGCGCTTGCGTTCGATCCCTGCCTTGATTCTGGCCTGAAGCAGTACCGGATTGAAGGGCTTGAATAGATAGTCGTCTGCGCCCGCCTCGATACATTC includes the following:
- a CDS encoding sensor histidine kinase — protein: MSLRRRLILSLVTILVLFAINVGTHFWGSFARNESMSAYRSSVAATRLSTEIEQMLNDQRQRIQVLSTIRENTSDQFDETEIEQAVAQVDEIEDRVHKLGRLSLDVTRLNYERLKQSSEVLLNDWRAFYRNYNDTAFQVDVDDPFPYLEASERLKELEARQEFIAEQRAAIIDRTIALTDRITVIGFIASIFLTATLGFFLVRYTNQSLKRLKRGAERIGSGDLSYRIEEIADSGELGDLAKAFNDMSEKLRNAMYDVSKARDSADEANAAKSIFLANVSHELRTPLNAIIGYSEMLHDELSDEAEVNREQFQQDLDKIIRSGRQLLTLINDILDLSKVETGKMTLHCETFEPGELLDQACDAITPQLRSQRNELDKPDFSSLPTLYNDANKFRQIFTNLLGNACKFTENGFISVVAKAPEDRPGWVEIAVRDTGIGMDEAQQSRVFEAFVQADSSTTAQFGGTGLGLSICRDFCELMGGHISVESAPGKGSTFTVLIPSDPELALATA
- a CDS encoding adenylate/guanylate cyclase domain-containing protein, whose translation is MSNGSSQTSTQWSDHLLRAMADLREHYKRLQDGLTSEAQDDFAHLFDGADRLNTQLAAPEVNRHDLMNVLTAIRGYAELLREDLGAEHTELDAALSRLLSAVHTAHNDEPGEQNPIPEQRSIASDPGFILAVDDLQENRELVARYLSRSGHIVVTAAGGEEALQTLDQADVDVVLLDLVMPDMDGREVLRRIKEHPEWRATPVIVISGRQDMEGIIECIEAGADDYLFKPFNPVLLQARIKAGIERKRWHDREELYRQQLERNEKFIRATFGRYLSDEIVTDILERPEGLELGGDLRRVTIMMSDIRSFTTLSEQLEPAQVVTLINRYLAAMTDIIMAYNGTIDEFIGDAILAVFGAPQRRDDDADRAVQCALDMQAAMEEINRLNREDGLPEISTGIALNTGDVIAGNIGSERRSKYGFVGHPMNVTSRIEDVTAGGEILISESTLQSLKPGYRIGDSQELKVKGIDELLRVHHILEAAP
- a CDS encoding response regulator, with the translated sequence MSQIAPILLVEDHELNRDMLIRRLNRAGLEVIPAGDGQQALDLMRSKQPRVVLMDMNLPVMDGWTACRTARQDDSIKHIPIIALTAHASEADRQLAIEAGCDDYATKPVDFPGLLIKIKKLSGPSS
- the lysS gene encoding lysine--tRNA ligase, which produces MSEQNQAPEAQDENKLIAERRAKLDQIREQGIAFPNDFQRTGEAGQLQQEYGESSKEDLEAADKHYAVAGRLIRNRGAFLLIQDGSDQIQLYVDRKGLDEDTLADIKSWDLGDIVAASGPIHKSGKGDLYINMREARLLTKALRPLPDKYHGLADQETRYRQRYVDLIVNEDSRNVFRTRSKIIAFIRNYMMDRGFMEVETPMMQVIPGGATARPFVTHHNALDQDMYLRIAPELYLKRLTVGGFEKVFEINRSFRNEGLSTRHNPEFTMLEYYWAYGAYEDAMDLTEDMLRKLTLEVLGSTTVEYQGGSYDFSQPFTRLSVFDSILKYNPEMSAEALADEAGARAIAKDLGIELKGIWGLGKVQIEIFEKTVEHLLDQPTFITRYPTEVSPLSRRNDDDPFVTDRFEFFVGGRELANGFSELNDPEDQAERFLAQVAEKDAGDDEAMHYDADYIRALEYGLPPTVGEGIGIDRLVMFLTNAPSIRDVLLFPHMRPE